From a single Vitis vinifera cultivar Pinot Noir 40024 chromosome 18, ASM3070453v1 genomic region:
- the LOC100266837 gene encoding probable serine/threonine-protein kinase PBL21, whose amino-acid sequence MSCLPCMSPRKRDVSRIEDDNGTTGPSSSCHSIDDSLGTTRGKGSFDSSDNGKGKGSLNGKAHPKSNAARSFTFRQLATATRNFKATNLIGEGGFGKVYKGRLDTGEIVAIKQLNHDGLQGFQEFIVEVLMLSLLHHSNLVTLIGYCTDGDQRLLVYEYMAMGSLEHHLFDLGPDQEPLGWNTRIQIAVGAARGLEYLHCKANPPVIYRDLKSANILLDNEFNPKLSDFGLAKLGPVGDNTHVSTRVMGTYGYCAPEYAMSGKLTLKSDIYSFGVVLLELITGRKAIDTSKRQGEQNLVAWSRPFLKDRKKFIQLVDPQLQGNFPVRALHHAIAITAMCLQEQPNFRPLIGDIVVALEYLASESHSSEPHRNQVRLPSSSPSQGSRNSNSFLQEPYSRNIF is encoded by the exons ATGAGTTGCCTTCCTTGTATGAGTCCTAGGAAGAGGGACGTGAGCAGAATAGAGGACGACAATGGCACAACTGGTCCATCAAGTTCTTGCCATTCTATTGATGATTCTTTGG GGACTACAAGGGGAAAGGGTTCTTTTGATTCTAGTG ACAATGGAAAGGGAAAAGGGTCTCTGAACGGTAAAGCACACCCCAAAAGCAATGCGGCCCGGAGCTTCACATTCCGGCAGCTCGCCACAGCCACAAGAAACTTTAAGGCGACAAATTTGATCGGAGAAGGAGGATTTGGAAAAGTTTACAAGGGCCGCTTAGATACCGGCGAG ATTGTTGCCATCAAACAACTCAACCATGATGGACTTCAGGGGTTTCAAGAATTCATTGTGGAGGTGCTCATGTTAAGCCTCTTACACCATTCTAATCTCGTCACCTTGATCGGTTACTGCACGGATGGAGATCAAAGACTATTGGTTTACGAGTACATGGCAATGGGTAGCTTGGAGCATCATCTTTTTG ATCTGGGCCCTGACCAAGAACCATTAGGATGGAACACAAGGATACAGATTGCTGTTGGTGCCGCTCGAGGCCTGGAGTATCTCCATTGCAAAGCAAATCCACCGGTGATTTACCGGGATTTGAAATCTGCAAATATATTGTTGGACAATGAATTCAATCCTAAGCTCTCAGATTTTGGGCTTGCTAAACTGGGACCTGTGGGTGACAATACTCATGTCTCAACAAGAGTGATGGGCACATATGGATACTGTGCCCCTGAGTATGCCATGAGTGGCAAACTGACTCTTAAATCTGATATCTATAGCTTTGGTGTGGTTCTCTTGGAGCTGATTACGGGCCGGAAAGCAATCGACACCTCTAAGAGGCAGGGAGAGCAGAACCTAGTTGCTTGG TCTCGTCCTTTTCTAAAAGACCGGAAAAAGTTTATACAACTGGTGGATCCCCAGCTGCAAGGGAACTTCCCGGTCCGAGCTTTGCACCATGCTATTGCCATCACTGCAATGTGTCTTCAGGAGCAACCAAACTTCCGGCCCCTTATTGGCGATATTGTTGTCGCCCTCGAGTACTTAGCCTCCGAAAGCCACAGCTCCGAACCCCATAGGAATCAGGTCAGACTCCCATCATCATCACCTTCACAAGGGAGCAGGAACAGTAACAGTTTTTTACAAGAACCATAttctagaaatattttttag
- the LOC100259897 gene encoding probable serine/threonine-protein kinase PIX13 isoform X1 gives MGNCCGAQANVNPASSKPPSPAELSNNNIKQDKSIKERSGSGSGNGSSNGGEKTETAETGKIITPNLKMFTFAELKSATRNFRPDTMLGEGGFGRVFKGWVDEKTYAPTKVSVGIPVAVKKSNPESEQGLKEWQSEVKFLGKFTHPNLVKLLGYCWEDKQFLLVYEYMQKGSLENHLFRVGAEPLTWEIRLKIAIGAARGLAFLHTSEKTVIYRDFKSSNVLLDGDYNAKLSDFGLAKLGPSNGDSHVTTRIVGTYGYAAPEYIATGHLYVKSDVYGFGVVLLEMLTGNQALDLNRPPGQQNLVEWAKPSLTNKRKLKKIMDPRLRDQYPLKAAAQAAELILKCLESDPKNRPSMEEVLETLKRINEIKEKPNSKEVKVATNQPQLHHHRSPYHPKHGGAGAGIGARTPRHGRMDRRGRQLTPKVG, from the exons ATGGGTAACTGCTGCGGAGCTCAAGCGAACGTAAACCCAGCGTCCAGCAAACCTCCCAGTCCAG CAGAGCTGTCGAATAATAACATCAAACAAGATAAATCGATCAAAGAAAGAAGCGGCAGTGGCAGTGGAAATGGCAGCTCCAATGGTGGCGAAAAAACTGAGACAGCTGAAACGGGGAAAATCATAACGCCCAATTTGAAGATGTTCACTTTCGCAGAGCTGAAGAGCGCCACCAGAAACTTCAGGCCAGACACAATGTTGGGTGAAGGAGGTTTTGGCAGAGTTTTTAAGGGATGGGTCGATGAAAAGACTTACGCCCCGACAAAGGTCAGCGTCGGCATACCAGTTGCAGTGAAGAAATCCAATCCTGAGAGCGAACAGGGCCTCAAGGAATGGCAG TCTGAGGTGAAATTCTTGGGAAAATTCACTCATCCCAACCTTGTGAAGCTCCTGGGTTATTGTTGGGAGGATAAGCAATTCCTCCTTGTTTATGAATACATGCAAAAGGGAAGTTTGGAGAATCATCTTTTCCGAG TTGGAGCGGAGCCACTTACATGGGAAATTCGCCTTAAAATAGCAATAGGAGCAGCTCGAGGTCTAGCTTTTTTACACACTTCTGAGAAGACAGTGATCTACAGAGACTTCAAGTCCTCTAATGTTTTGTTGGATGGg gatTACAATGCCAAACTTTCTGATTTCGGGTTGGCAAAATTGGGCCCATCGAATGGTGATTCGCACGTGACAACTCGAATTGTTGGCACCTATGGCTATGCAGCTCCAGAATATATAGCCACAG GTCATCTGTACGTGAAAAGCGATGTATATGGTTTTGGAGTAGTTCTACTGGAAATGCTCACAGGCAATCAAGCCCTTGACTTGAACCGGCCGCCGGGACAACAAAATTTGGTGGAATGGGCTAAGCCATCGCTTACCAACAAGAGAAAGCTAAAGAAAATCATGGACCCACGACTAAGGGACCAATACCCATTAAAAGCAGCAGCCCAAGCAGCCGAGCTTATACTCAAATGCCTGGAATCTGATCCCAAAAATAGGCCATCCATGGAAGAGGTGCTAGAAACCTTGAAACGCATCAATGAAATCAAGGAAAAACCAAATAGCAAGGAAGTTAAAGTTGCCACGAATCAACCTCAGCTTCACCATCATCGGTCTCCGTATCACCCCAAACATGGCGGGGCCGGCGCCGGCATCGGAGCTCGAACTCCTCGACATGGGCGTATGGATAGGAGAGGTCGACAGTTGACACCAAAGGTAGGTTGA
- the LOC100259897 gene encoding probable serine/threonine-protein kinase PIX13 isoform X2, protein MGNCCGAQANVNPASSKPPSPELSNNNIKQDKSIKERSGSGSGNGSSNGGEKTETAETGKIITPNLKMFTFAELKSATRNFRPDTMLGEGGFGRVFKGWVDEKTYAPTKVSVGIPVAVKKSNPESEQGLKEWQSEVKFLGKFTHPNLVKLLGYCWEDKQFLLVYEYMQKGSLENHLFRVGAEPLTWEIRLKIAIGAARGLAFLHTSEKTVIYRDFKSSNVLLDGDYNAKLSDFGLAKLGPSNGDSHVTTRIVGTYGYAAPEYIATGHLYVKSDVYGFGVVLLEMLTGNQALDLNRPPGQQNLVEWAKPSLTNKRKLKKIMDPRLRDQYPLKAAAQAAELILKCLESDPKNRPSMEEVLETLKRINEIKEKPNSKEVKVATNQPQLHHHRSPYHPKHGGAGAGIGARTPRHGRMDRRGRQLTPKVG, encoded by the exons ATGGGTAACTGCTGCGGAGCTCAAGCGAACGTAAACCCAGCGTCCAGCAAACCTCCCAGTCCAG AGCTGTCGAATAATAACATCAAACAAGATAAATCGATCAAAGAAAGAAGCGGCAGTGGCAGTGGAAATGGCAGCTCCAATGGTGGCGAAAAAACTGAGACAGCTGAAACGGGGAAAATCATAACGCCCAATTTGAAGATGTTCACTTTCGCAGAGCTGAAGAGCGCCACCAGAAACTTCAGGCCAGACACAATGTTGGGTGAAGGAGGTTTTGGCAGAGTTTTTAAGGGATGGGTCGATGAAAAGACTTACGCCCCGACAAAGGTCAGCGTCGGCATACCAGTTGCAGTGAAGAAATCCAATCCTGAGAGCGAACAGGGCCTCAAGGAATGGCAG TCTGAGGTGAAATTCTTGGGAAAATTCACTCATCCCAACCTTGTGAAGCTCCTGGGTTATTGTTGGGAGGATAAGCAATTCCTCCTTGTTTATGAATACATGCAAAAGGGAAGTTTGGAGAATCATCTTTTCCGAG TTGGAGCGGAGCCACTTACATGGGAAATTCGCCTTAAAATAGCAATAGGAGCAGCTCGAGGTCTAGCTTTTTTACACACTTCTGAGAAGACAGTGATCTACAGAGACTTCAAGTCCTCTAATGTTTTGTTGGATGGg gatTACAATGCCAAACTTTCTGATTTCGGGTTGGCAAAATTGGGCCCATCGAATGGTGATTCGCACGTGACAACTCGAATTGTTGGCACCTATGGCTATGCAGCTCCAGAATATATAGCCACAG GTCATCTGTACGTGAAAAGCGATGTATATGGTTTTGGAGTAGTTCTACTGGAAATGCTCACAGGCAATCAAGCCCTTGACTTGAACCGGCCGCCGGGACAACAAAATTTGGTGGAATGGGCTAAGCCATCGCTTACCAACAAGAGAAAGCTAAAGAAAATCATGGACCCACGACTAAGGGACCAATACCCATTAAAAGCAGCAGCCCAAGCAGCCGAGCTTATACTCAAATGCCTGGAATCTGATCCCAAAAATAGGCCATCCATGGAAGAGGTGCTAGAAACCTTGAAACGCATCAATGAAATCAAGGAAAAACCAAATAGCAAGGAAGTTAAAGTTGCCACGAATCAACCTCAGCTTCACCATCATCGGTCTCCGTATCACCCCAAACATGGCGGGGCCGGCGCCGGCATCGGAGCTCGAACTCCTCGACATGGGCGTATGGATAGGAGAGGTCGACAGTTGACACCAAAGGTAGGTTGA
- the LOC132252518 gene encoding probable serine/threonine-protein kinase PIX13 isoform X2, whose protein sequence is MGNCCGAQANVNPASRKPPSPELSKNNIKQDKSIKERSGSGSGNGSSNGGEKTEIAETGTIITPNLKMFTFAELKSATRNFRPHTMLGEGGFGRVFKGWVDEKTYAPTKVSVGIPVAVKKSNPESEQGLKEWQSEVKFLGKFTHPNLVKLLGYCCEDQQFLLVYEYMHKGSLENHLFKLGGAESLTWEIRLKIAIGAARGLAFLHTSEKTVIYRDFKSSNILLDGDYNAKLSDFGLAKLGPSDGDSHVTTQIVGTYGYAAPEYIATGHLYVKSDVYGFGVVLLEMLTGKQTLDINRPPGQLNLVEWTKPLLPNKRKLKKIMDPRLRDQYPLKAATQVAELILKCLESDPKNRPSMEEVLETLKRINEIKEKPNSKEAKAATTQPQPHHHRSPHRPKHGGTGAGIGARTPPHGRTGRRG, encoded by the exons ATGGGTAACTGCTGTGGAGCTCAAGCGAACGTAAACCCAGCGTCCAGAAAACCTCCCAGTCCAG AGCTGTCGAAGAATAACATCAAACAAGATAAATCGATCAAAGAAAGAAGCGGTAGTGGCAGTGGAAATGGCAGCTCCAATGGTGGCGAAAAAACCGAGATAGCTGAAACGGGGACAATCATAACGCCCAATTTGAAGATGTTCACTTTCGCAGAGCTGAAGAGCGCCACCAGAAACTTCAGACCACACACGATGTTGGGTGAAGGAGGTTTTGGCAGGGTTTTTAAGGGATGGGTCGATGAAAAGACTTACGCCCCGACCAAGGTCAGCGTCGGCATACCAGTTGCAGTGAAGAAATCCAATCCAGAGAGCGAACAAGGGCTCAAAGAATGGCAG TCTGAGGTGAAATTCTTGGGAAAATTCACTCACCCCAACCTTGTGAAGCTTCTGGGTTACTGTTGCGAGGATCAGCAATTCCTCCTTGTTTATGAGTACATGCACAAGGGAAGTTTAGAGAATCATCTTTTCAAAC TTGGAGGAGCAGAGTCACTTACATGGGAAATTCGCCTTAAAATAGCAATAGGAGCAGCTCGAGGTCTAGCCTTTTTACACACTTCTGAGAAGACAGTCATCTACAGAGACTTCAAGTCCTCTAATATTTTGTTGGATGGg gattaCAATGCCAAACTTTCAGATTTTGGGTTGGCAAAATTAGGCCCATCGGATGGTGATTCACACGTGACAACTCAAATTGTTGGCACCTATGGCTATGCAGCACCAGAATATATTGCCACAG GTCATCTGTACGTGAAAAGCGACGTATATGGTTTTGGAGTAGTTCTATTGGAAATGCTGACAGGCAAACAGACCCTTGACATAAACCGACCACCGGGGCAACTGAATTTGGTGGAATGGACTAAGCCATTGCTCCCTAACAAGAGAAAGCTAAAGAAAATCATGGACCCACGGCTAAGGGACCAATACCCATTAAAAGCAGCAACCCAAGTAGCCGAGCTTATACTCAAATGCCTAGAATCTGATCCCAAAAATAGGCCATCCATGGAAGAGGTATTAGAAACCTTGAAACGCATCAATGAAATCAAGGAAAAACCAAATAGCAAAGAAGCTAAAGCCGCCACGACTCAACCTCAGCCTCACCATCATCGGTCTCCGCATCGCCCAAAACATGGCGGCACTGGCGCCGGCATCGGAGCTCGTACTCCTCCACATGGGCGTACGGGTAGGAGAGGTTGA
- the LOC132252518 gene encoding probable serine/threonine-protein kinase PIX13 isoform X1 yields the protein MGNCCGAQANVNPASRKPPSPAELSKNNIKQDKSIKERSGSGSGNGSSNGGEKTEIAETGTIITPNLKMFTFAELKSATRNFRPHTMLGEGGFGRVFKGWVDEKTYAPTKVSVGIPVAVKKSNPESEQGLKEWQSEVKFLGKFTHPNLVKLLGYCCEDQQFLLVYEYMHKGSLENHLFKLGGAESLTWEIRLKIAIGAARGLAFLHTSEKTVIYRDFKSSNILLDGDYNAKLSDFGLAKLGPSDGDSHVTTQIVGTYGYAAPEYIATGHLYVKSDVYGFGVVLLEMLTGKQTLDINRPPGQLNLVEWTKPLLPNKRKLKKIMDPRLRDQYPLKAATQVAELILKCLESDPKNRPSMEEVLETLKRINEIKEKPNSKEAKAATTQPQPHHHRSPHRPKHGGTGAGIGARTPPHGRTGRRG from the exons ATGGGTAACTGCTGTGGAGCTCAAGCGAACGTAAACCCAGCGTCCAGAAAACCTCCCAGTCCAG CAGAGCTGTCGAAGAATAACATCAAACAAGATAAATCGATCAAAGAAAGAAGCGGTAGTGGCAGTGGAAATGGCAGCTCCAATGGTGGCGAAAAAACCGAGATAGCTGAAACGGGGACAATCATAACGCCCAATTTGAAGATGTTCACTTTCGCAGAGCTGAAGAGCGCCACCAGAAACTTCAGACCACACACGATGTTGGGTGAAGGAGGTTTTGGCAGGGTTTTTAAGGGATGGGTCGATGAAAAGACTTACGCCCCGACCAAGGTCAGCGTCGGCATACCAGTTGCAGTGAAGAAATCCAATCCAGAGAGCGAACAAGGGCTCAAAGAATGGCAG TCTGAGGTGAAATTCTTGGGAAAATTCACTCACCCCAACCTTGTGAAGCTTCTGGGTTACTGTTGCGAGGATCAGCAATTCCTCCTTGTTTATGAGTACATGCACAAGGGAAGTTTAGAGAATCATCTTTTCAAAC TTGGAGGAGCAGAGTCACTTACATGGGAAATTCGCCTTAAAATAGCAATAGGAGCAGCTCGAGGTCTAGCCTTTTTACACACTTCTGAGAAGACAGTCATCTACAGAGACTTCAAGTCCTCTAATATTTTGTTGGATGGg gattaCAATGCCAAACTTTCAGATTTTGGGTTGGCAAAATTAGGCCCATCGGATGGTGATTCACACGTGACAACTCAAATTGTTGGCACCTATGGCTATGCAGCACCAGAATATATTGCCACAG GTCATCTGTACGTGAAAAGCGACGTATATGGTTTTGGAGTAGTTCTATTGGAAATGCTGACAGGCAAACAGACCCTTGACATAAACCGACCACCGGGGCAACTGAATTTGGTGGAATGGACTAAGCCATTGCTCCCTAACAAGAGAAAGCTAAAGAAAATCATGGACCCACGGCTAAGGGACCAATACCCATTAAAAGCAGCAACCCAAGTAGCCGAGCTTATACTCAAATGCCTAGAATCTGATCCCAAAAATAGGCCATCCATGGAAGAGGTATTAGAAACCTTGAAACGCATCAATGAAATCAAGGAAAAACCAAATAGCAAAGAAGCTAAAGCCGCCACGACTCAACCTCAGCCTCACCATCATCGGTCTCCGCATCGCCCAAAACATGGCGGCACTGGCGCCGGCATCGGAGCTCGTACTCCTCCACATGGGCGTACGGGTAGGAGAGGTTGA